Proteins from a genomic interval of Dendropsophus ebraccatus isolate aDenEbr1 chromosome 6, aDenEbr1.pat, whole genome shotgun sequence:
- the LOC138794636 gene encoding isoaspartyl peptidase/L-asparaginase-like isoform X2: MDTRPVIVVHGGAWAIPDDLAERSKIGVKNAATCGFSILANGGSSLQAVEAAVRILEDDTAFDAGHGAVLNADGDVELDAIIMDGKNLAVGAVSCIKNIANPVMFARTVMEQTPHVMLTGTGANKFAEKIKFEKTPTRELVTENAVKEWEQYQKYKQSVTSLFNTERMHDTVGAVAIDSKGNTACATSTGGITNKMVGRVGDSPIIGETPERAADQALEYMKNKVHGRGGLIVVSKSGEWAARFTTKRMAWASVENRILNYGLNPGEKFQEKLDL; the protein is encoded by the exons atgGATACGAGACCTGTCATTGTAGTCCATGGTGGTGCATGGGCAATACCGGATGATCTTGCAGAAAGAAGCAAAATTGGAGTTAAAAATGCAGCAACCTGTGGATTTTCCATACTTGCCAATGGTGGAAGTTCTCTGCAAGCTGTAGAAGCTGCCGTACGAATCCTAGAAGATGACACAGCATTTGATGCAG GTCATGGGGCTGTGTTGAATGCGGACGGTGATGTGGAACTTGATGCAATTATAATGGATGGCAAAAATCTTGCTGTAGGTGCAGTTTCTTGCATCAAAAATATTGCTAACCCAGTCATGTTTGCACGCACAGTTATGGAACAG ACTCCGCATGTTATGCTGACTGGAACGGGAGCAAATAAATTtgctgaaaaaattaaatttgaaaAAACACCAACAAGGGAATTAGTGACTGAAAATGCTGTTAAGGAGTGGGAACAATACCAAAAGTATAAACAGAGCGTTACAAGTCTTTTTAATACTGAAAG GATGCATGATACTGTTGGTGCTGTAGCAATTGATTCCAAGGGAAACACAGCCTGTGCTACATCCACTGGtggaataacaaataaaatggttGGACGGGTCGGAGACAGCCCCATTATAG gtgAGACTCCAGAGAGAGCTGCGGACCAGGCCCTGGAATACATGAAGAACAAGGTGCATGGCAGAGGAGGATTAATAGTTGTTAGCAAGTCTGGAGAATGGGCGGCAAGATTTACCACAAAAAGAATGGCATGGGCTAGCGTGGAAAACCGTATATTAAATTATGGACTGAATCCTGGAGAGAAGTTTCAAGAAAAATTAGACTTGTAA
- the LOC138794636 gene encoding isoaspartyl peptidase/L-asparaginase-like isoform X1, translated as MDTRPVIVVHGGAWAIPDDLAERSKIGVKNAATCGFSILANGGSSLQAVEAAVRILEDDTAFDAGHGAVLNADGDVELDAIIMDGKNLAVGAVSCIKNIANPVMFARTVMEQTPHVMLTGTGANKFAEKIKFEKTPTRELVTENAVKEWEQYQKYKQSVTSLFNTERMHDTVGAVAIDSKGNTACATSTGGITNKMVGRVGDSPIIGSGAYADNFTGAVSTTGHGESIMKVTLARQVLFNMEKGETPERAADQALEYMKNKVHGRGGLIVVSKSGEWAARFTTKRMAWASVENRILNYGLNPGEKFQEKLDL; from the exons atgGATACGAGACCTGTCATTGTAGTCCATGGTGGTGCATGGGCAATACCGGATGATCTTGCAGAAAGAAGCAAAATTGGAGTTAAAAATGCAGCAACCTGTGGATTTTCCATACTTGCCAATGGTGGAAGTTCTCTGCAAGCTGTAGAAGCTGCCGTACGAATCCTAGAAGATGACACAGCATTTGATGCAG GTCATGGGGCTGTGTTGAATGCGGACGGTGATGTGGAACTTGATGCAATTATAATGGATGGCAAAAATCTTGCTGTAGGTGCAGTTTCTTGCATCAAAAATATTGCTAACCCAGTCATGTTTGCACGCACAGTTATGGAACAG ACTCCGCATGTTATGCTGACTGGAACGGGAGCAAATAAATTtgctgaaaaaattaaatttgaaaAAACACCAACAAGGGAATTAGTGACTGAAAATGCTGTTAAGGAGTGGGAACAATACCAAAAGTATAAACAGAGCGTTACAAGTCTTTTTAATACTGAAAG GATGCATGATACTGTTGGTGCTGTAGCAATTGATTCCAAGGGAAACACAGCCTGTGCTACATCCACTGGtggaataacaaataaaatggttGGACGGGTCGGAGACAGCCCCATTATAG GGTCTGGAGCATACGCGGACAATTTTACTGGGGCCGTGTCTACAACCGGTCATGGAGAATCTATCATGAAAGTTACACTTGCAAGACAAGTACTTTTTAATATGGAAAAGG gtgAGACTCCAGAGAGAGCTGCGGACCAGGCCCTGGAATACATGAAGAACAAGGTGCATGGCAGAGGAGGATTAATAGTTGTTAGCAAGTCTGGAGAATGGGCGGCAAGATTTACCACAAAAAGAATGGCATGGGCTAGCGTGGAAAACCGTATATTAAATTATGGACTGAATCCTGGAGAGAAGTTTCAAGAAAAATTAGACTTGTAA